The genomic interval tttgtttgtcgtttcaattaattgttaaaacacactctcgggatgaatgaaaccacgcgggctttttattaactcgTGTGAGCAGAGCTGTCTGTATAAACAAGCGTtagttttaaagtgtctttagaAAACGGGTGAAATTTATACATTCCGTCGAGTtacagagtttaattaaagctgcagtctgagacgtttttatgttcagaatatacaaaattactaagCGAGTACAccaatagtgttttaataagtgtttatattcggACTAGTTCGGGTAAGTACCGCTGCGGAGTAGCCCCATACCTGCGTGATTCGCCGTAGACGTACCCATAAAAGTAGTTCCGGCTGCAGTGTTCTTCCGAaagaagctctgtttattaaccgctggAGCGCAAAAAGTcacgaactgcagctttaattatttccGATTTCgggatttttgtgttattgagtcTAGCAATAAATTGCGATTATATATTGCGTTCTgcttttttatatgaacatttgttttttaaaatatatataatagcctactcttttcaaataatgcggTTTATGCGAGGCCCCTTGCGCTGCACGTGCAGAGTACACGTGAGGTCACGTGAAATCCGTGACGTCACAGTGAAGCATTCCACAGTATAAATTCATCGTCGCCtcacatttaatctaatctagtgTGCTCAATTGAGtgagaatcagagcagaaagattatcacatgaacaaacactcaaaataactgttttccagCGCTTCATTACAGCaccagtgtttctgtctgtaatcaatggagctcaagtctaaaaagagttcaatattagtagataatataataagagctggagaaaaaaacatcactgaccctTCAGGAGCAAATCCAGaggcttctcctgcagcagcagctatggagaacagcccagcaggtgaacaacaagcttgtgaaaaattcctttctctgaaatagttttgttgcaacaattccttttttaatatattaaatgtgtgtatgactttttcctttttctttaagaaaaaccagctaaacacaagaagaaaagcctttgtGCATTCTTCAAGAAGACATGGCTTGCTGTGAAAAGCACTCGTCGAGGCAACAAAACAGCCCCTCCTCAGCTTGTGATGGACacagattcagctgatcttcagtGTGGTCCTTCTGATCTCGAACCAGCAGCACACTGTCATCCAGCTGATCCACAGCCAGGCCCGTCCGGTCTAGAGCCAATAACTCTACAGGATCAACCTGATCCTCTGCCATGTCTGTCCAGCATCACACCGATagactgtgatgaaaatccagctgatCCCGAGCCAGCTGAAGGTAGGTCTACTGTCATTtcaattctgtcctgtttttcccacttttgagtgtttatttatctaatACCTACAAGTATGTTCGAATGTGCCTTGTAATATCTGGTGATAATTCTTAactcttccatttctgtttttttagaaaatcaaacaaacacaaagaagaagaaacgcattctcacactcttcaaaagattgtggcgggctgtaaaatgtgcatcaacacggaaaaagcacaacaaagtggctcctctttgtgcacagcccgactccgattcagctgatccTCAGTCGGATCCAAACATTCTTGAACCGATGGCTCTGCAGCATTCAGCTGATCATCGGTTAGATCCTTCTGTCCATGAAACCAGGGCTCGACAAGATCtgactgatcctccagaagatcaTCTGTCTTGTTCGTCTGATTCTGGTCAAGAACCGCTTGGTTTTGTGCCATCGTGTCTGCAGAattcagctgatcatcaatCGGATCCATCTGTCCTTGAAACCATGGCTCTACAAGATCtgactgatcctccagaagatcaTCTGCCTGGTTCGTctgatcctggtcaagaaccACCTGGTTTTGAACCAACATGTCTGCAGAATTCAGCAGATCATCAGTCGGATCCATCTGTCCATGAAACCATGGCTCTACAAGATCtgactgatcctccagaagatcaTTTGTCTGGCTTGTCGGATCCTGGTTTTGTACCAACATGTCTGcaggattcagctgatcttcttcCAGGCCCGTCAGCTCTTGAGCCAGTACCCCCAAAATTTCCAGCTGCTTGCAAGCATAGACGAATCAAGGATCAAACCCGAGCAGCCTGTTTTGGCCGTCCAACTCCAGGTGAGTCTATTTCCGCTTGTCTGTGtgcgtatacatgtatgtataattcctCATACAGTATTCCAAACGTAAATGATAACTGTTGACAAAGTAGTATTGCCTAAAAGCAATTGAAAGAATCCTTCTGTTACATGTTGACTTACGGTTAACTCAAAATCTCATACTGCTCATACTTCTGTAgtactacatttgaatttgaacgtgctttgtgttcaattttgggcgtagcattagtttcaaacattgagcatatttattccccatgtatctgatgtgaattgtatgtgtgtatttattcaagcactgccacaggatttcatgtcagactgaatctcatatattaacatgctctctttgtatgtttttgcagaaccatttgatgagatttatgaagTGGGAGATGAGCTTGGACAAGGAGGCTTTGGCACTGTGTACGAGGGGACTTCAAAAAATCAACGCAAGAAGGTAGGAATCACCGCTTTATTCACCAAATGTATATAGAAGATATCGATCAGTGCttagaccaaaacatttttaatatcattttaaacagaaatatttgtgatcatgattatatatgtgtgtgtatatctgtgtataaatttgcagattcaatataatcagtttgcccatttgtaacatacagtgcgcttataaatgatttcatttatttattcattgattgcatttattttttgcaggttgccatcaaaatcATTCTCAAGTGTGAAAGAGACCGTTATATTGAACTAGTAAGTTGACATAACTTAATGTACATAATTTAATACCAACTACATACAAATTAACTTagcaaacagaagtgaaatgtgatattaaactcttaattactcttttctctaatgttagcctggctgttcaaagccactgtttgcagaagtggctgcAAATCTGCTGCTGAAACAGGCACCATTAAGCCCCTACATTGTGTACATGCTGGAATggtttgaagaggaggatcggttcatcctcatcctggaaCATCCGGAACCCTGCAAGGACTTGCTCAAATTTGTGGTTAACAACATGAATTGGGCGAACGAATTACAGACACGTAGCCTGATGTATCAAGCGGTGCTCGGGGCCAAGCACTGTCTTGACAGAGGTGTCTTTCACCGGGACATTAAGTTGAATAACTTTCTGATCAACACGACGACTAACCGAGTCcaactaatagactttggctgcagTGACCCCGTCAAAAGTACAGGCTACTTGGGTGATTTTATAGGTGAGTTGGCGTTACTATGAGGCCtaatgagaagtcaaacttctgagtagtgatttaatgaaaacaaatggacatttggtcaagtttctggtgacatttgtttgcaaatagattttgtaaccTGAATATGCCTTGCTTTCATGAACAGGAGGAGTCTGCCCGCCTGAATACTACAAGGACTTAAGATACAAGGCAGAGCCAACAACCGTCTGGTCTCTGGGTGTAATGATGTACACAATGATGTGCAAATGTCGACCCTTTAGCagtcctgaagacatgatgcatggcagtctgagttttaacgttagagtatccacaggtgagagaacaatcaactaccaatgacacagtgacattaggattgttaaacacacaaagtgtaatacatgctacatatttccatacttgacaacgttagcatgtcatggacatgaaagaacacacatgactaaccaatgaaaaacttgtacagaattgcagaacttgataagtcgctgcctgactgttgacccaactaagagagcgactattgaggagatcctacagcataaatggtttcagcaaggacaaatgtcaggagtagctcagagtcaggcagagtgacttaggagggaaggcagatgatgacaggAATCCCTCTTCTGAAAGTACAAGAAACGGATGACCGAAACTGCACAAGCCATTCACCAGAGAGTCTCCGGAGCAGCaagcttagtttaaaaaaaagagcaaacttAATGGACgaaatggaaaacaaatttCTAAGAATTTAACACACGAAACCAAggagcaaattttatactgtaaaaaagtgtgcacaaaacagagaaaatgaagatggagaatattataaatttagcgcacaaaacaggaatactaatgtagacttcacaaagagcgttcctgtcagctcctcaaactgatcttaatatattcaagttattgaATAGGTAGAGttgcattttattcaataaaacctctacaaaaaaaatcacttgtgtaaaattttcaggacctactgaaaaaacagcctatgccaggctgggagaaatgaacagtgttgacagtttaaacactacatggtgataaaattacactgctgttatttttaagacggtGTCAGTGTGAAATTTAATCCAAAGAGGTGTAAAACCAAAAAAGCCACACCTCCACTTACTATGTccgccattttatttcacttgaagacgaagaaaaagcagataaatcaggTTCTCGTATggtatagctaaaataagtgttatttttatacatatgcacaggagtatatgtcgtgtaagtcacatttgatcaatttgtgactTTAAGATAAATCGGGACCACGTTGTACTAATAACGTTACCTCAGTAaggttcattcaaattgtgGATGCGGTCTAAACTAGGTCTCTAATTACGTGTCCGTGGATTTCCTAAATGAAGgagcatattaataaatagtgagtTCATATAAAACCCTAAATCGTGAAGCGTGGGCGCCATCTTACACATTGaccagctttataaaacatttcacctAGTCGCTAGAAATGCTTggcgttttgttaaatatagtctGTGGAACAACGTATAAATGCGCTGCATAGTGCTAACGTTAGATTAACAAAAGTACGTTTATTTCGAGGGGTGCTGCAGAcctggctttttaatgtttatttttatgagttaacgttagctgtggtggtgtgtgttttagtctTTTGTATTGGTCTCATCTAGATACTataggcatttttgtgttaGCTTGTTAAAAAAGCACACCGACTGACTGTGATTATCCTGTGAGagtgtttcattctgaagaAATGCTGGTTCAAGTGGAGTGTAAAGGGAACCCGAACTGGATCCGAATACCAGTGAAAAATGGCGGTTTTGACTTCTGTGAATTCATTAAGGaaggtacatttttcacttttagagtaattttattattagtgttatttacgttgaagttaactattattactcATATAAAACAagtcataataatcataatatcggtaactttctttttaaatcagatattcagtatattataaatggacttaatcccaaataaaattctgatcgtactaaagtggtgttttaattttgtaccttttatagTAATGTTAAAATCTCTCAAAATCTGTTGCATTGGAAAATTTAAGTTTGAACATGAAATCGAATGGTACTTTCTACCTCTAAGCTTCAACAAAGCTCAACTTGCCGCATGGAGCCAATGTGATCCTAAAGACTTTGCAGGAGTTgatgttgatatttttgatgagcttgtgagaacatctaaggcagtggttcccaaccggtgtgccgcggcactaaggggtgccgtgagatcttttgagggtgccgccaaaatttcaacaaaatttttttatcaatcaatcaatcaatcatttttatttatatagcgcttttaacaacacaggttgcatcaaattactgtacagtataatgacagggatatatagtgacgagagtgaccaatttcttattaaatgcagagacggtctctgtagtcaattcaacgatagtcactagaagttaagtgtccccaaccaagcaagccagaggcgacagcggcaaggaaacaaaaccccatgcatatagaatggagaaaaaaaaaccttgggagaaaccagactcagttggggtcagttctcctctgaccggacgcccagcacttaacctccagttcaattttaaacgcagctgtgtcagatagtgtaaatgacttagtgtgtgcgtgtgtgtgtgtggatcaggatctggtgatctgtcgacgggcgcatctaggttttctggtctctgatgaacataatctctgggtgctgatccaccatctagtctggatacaaactgtgaaaacagattgagaaagaaacaggactaatattagcgtagatgccattctttttacgatgtcacaagtacatcgtattttagagtagtgttcccggttccagcaaatctaagtaatgcagcctaaaaatcctttaacggatttgaataataaaaggtgtgttggtgtgttatgtgtaggctaaattaaaaagatgtgtctttaatctagatttaaactggcagagtgtgtctgcttcccgaacagagttagggagattgttccagagtttaggtgctagataggaaaatgatctgccgcccacagttgattttgatattctaggtattatcaaatggccagagttttgagaacgcagcggacgtgcaggactataatgtgataagagctcgctcaagtattgaggagctaaaccattcagggctttataggtaattaataggattttaaaatctattcgatgtttgatagggagccagtgcagtgttgacagaaccgggctaatgtgatcatacttcctagttctagtaaggactctggctgctgcgttttggactagctgaagtttgtttattaagcgtgcagaacaaccacccaataaagcattgcaataatctaaccttgaggtcataaacgcatgaattaatatttctgcattagaggttgaaagcataggtcgtaatttagatatatttttaagatggaaaaacgcagttttacagatgctagaaacatgattttcaaaggaaagattgcggtcaaacagcacacctaggttcctaactgatgatgaagaattaacagagcagccatcaagtgataggctgtgttctagattattatatgtggggtttttaggtccaattattagcacctctgttttttcagaatttaacattaagaagttactcatcatccagctttttatatcgactatgcattctgttagattctcaatttggtgtgtatcaccaggctgctgTGACAAAGTCACAGTAGCTGCCACCGCTGGGGAAGCAGCATTAAATTACACTCGCACATACACCCGCACACACTCCGGTTTACCTCATTCACTCATTGCATCCTCCCCTCTGTTGCCGCTATCAGTGTAGCGGGTGCACACGCGAAAATGATAGCACACGGACATTTCCCCATTTCCGCACTTTTCCGTTATTTATACTaatcattacatacattttacatagcgcttgtcctgtttgtttttgttatgtctgtctgtgtgggcGTAGTCAGTCTTCCGGAGAAAGCTAGCGGTGGCAAAGCCGAGCGCACAAGCGGCGGCCAATTATAATGTCACAGCCTTCCCGCGCTGTGCCGCGCAGCCGGAAGCTGGCGAAACCATTATCAATGTATGTTtaggtgtttatgtgtgtatttacgtgTGGCAATAATACAATGAATGTATTAAGTGTAACGGATTGTAtgttgatttgtatttaaagttGTTGGAAATTAAGGATGAATAGTAAGTACCAAATAGAGGTGGTATTTTTATCCTGTAAATGTTAGATGTACCTGCAAATGGTAGGATCCAAAAAGGGGGTGGAGTTTGGCCTATTTAAGCCGAGGCCAAACTTCATGACGGGACTTGTTCACCAAGTCGATTTGTAGAGTGCTACTGCGGTGCCTCACGCAATTTAAACCTTAATGTATATTGTGGATACCTGGTTGATCTTTGTAGTGTTTTCggtttatttttcccttttattttctttggtacTTTTGGATTGTTTGTCGTTGGTTTTTGGTGTGCACCTGTATATAGCCTTCACTGTCGACACtgctgcactgtaaataaaaactgcactTTGCACTGAAGTGCTGTTGCGAGTGAGCCATCATTTTTACATCCTTTCACGAATTTGCGTCCCTCCCCGAGCTGGTGGGCTCGGAAACATCACAGTTCGTGTCAGAATTGGGATGGCTACACGCAAGACAGTGCCGAAGGGTAAGAAACCCAGGGCGGGTTTACGATCCCAAGTGAAGGCTGCGTCTGAAGAGGAGGCGGCCTGGAAATCGGTTGACAATACAGAGGATGAGGAGTGTGTCACGAGTCCTCCCAAAGTCTCCCCAAAATCCAGTCAACCACCAACCAAGTCTGTCACCTCTGACGCTACAGCTGGTGAAGGAATGATTTCGCTGATGCGCAGATTCCTGGATGCTCAGGAGCAGAGAGAGGATCGATATCTGCGAGAGCTACAAGGTCTTCGTGAGTCCATCTTGCAGTCAATTCGTCCTGCTGAGGCCTCGATGGATGGGGAGAGCATCCGAATGGAGCTACCAACACCAGCACCTAAGGTATCCACAAGACACCGACCCATTTATGACCAAGACTCCCCAAAAGGTACAGCACAGAGAGAGCCAATGCAGTGAGCTGATCCGAAGATGCCGAGCTTCCAGCAGGGGGAAGACATTGAGAATTATCTTCGGAGGTTCGAGCGTCTGGCCAGGACCTGGAGGTGGCCTGAGGAGGAGTGGAGCTATCTTCTGGTTCCATTGCTGACCGGGCAGGCACTGGAGGCGTACCTGGCAATGGATGAGGAGCAGGCGGAGGTCTACGCTGACCTGAGGGATGCACTGTTGGaaaaattcaacatttctcCAGAGACCTACCGTCAGCGCTTTCGATCATCTGCGGTTCCAGCTGGAGAGTCACCAACAGAGACTTACCACCGGCTAAAGAATCTGTACAAGCGTTGGGTACGACCGGAGGAGCACTCAAAAGAGGAGATCGGTGAGGCCATCGTCCTGGAGCAGCTTCTTCGGGTGCTTCCCTTCGATGCACGCACCTGGGTGAGAGAGCATGAGCCAAGGTCAGGACTGGCGGCAGCAAGGTTGGCTCAGCAGTACCTGAATGCTCATGGCGGTCCTCGTACACAACCATCTAAAGGTACTGTGCGTGGTGCTTCTCATAGCTTGGGGAGTGTAAGGGGTCTGACAATATCTGACAATACACAAGGTCCAAAGTCAACGACCAAAGACTTGCTTTGCTTTTACTGCCAGCAGCCGGGCCACAAAGCAGCTGTATGTCCTGCTCGCAAAGCAAAACTTACAGGGTTTTGTTATGTGCCCAGAGAGGGGGACTGTGATTTTGGCTCTAAGGGGGAGAGTCAGAATGTATTAGCTGTGACTGTTAATGGACATGACCTGAAAGCACTTTTAGACACTGGAAGTTCTCTGTCAATGTTAAAAGCATGCTTTGTAAATAATGTCAATTATGTGAACACTACCTCTGTTCAGTGTGTGCATGGGGATGTAAAGCAGTACCCCCAAGCTGAGATAATGGTAGAGGTACAAGAACAAATGTACTTGCTTAATGTTGCCATAGTCGACAATTTACCAGCTGATATGATTCTTGGTAGAGACTTACCAGTGCTTTATGAACTCTTGCAACCCACCAGCAAGGACTCTGAATGTTCTGTTGCCACAACCAGTGTTGATTTGTCATGTCCTGCTCTCACTAGAGCTCAAGCCAGGGCCGGTCTACAGCCATTGCCAGACTTGGATAGTAGTCTGTTGCAGGGTGGGACTAAAGGGCCTAAAAAGTCACGCCGCCAAAGGCGACTTGAGAAGTACCTGGGAGCCCCAGCTTCTGACCCCTCAGTGGAGGGTCTCGAAGTTAATGGCTGGAAGGTCCCAGGGAACATAGCACAACTTCAAAGGAATGATGAAACTTTGAAATCCTTGTTTATCAAAGCTGAGTGTGCCAAACCATCAAACCTGTGCAATGAAGAATATGTGCTATTGAATTCTGTGTTATATGTGCGAAATAATGATATGACCCGTTTGATTGTACCATGTTGTTGTCGTCCTCTTGTTCTGCATCTTGCACACACTGTTCCATGGGCAGGTCACCTTGGCCAACAGAAAACATATGCACGCATTAGCTCACGTTTTTACTGGCCCACACTATACACGGATGTACAAACACACTGCAACACATGTGCCATCTGCCAAAAGACAAGTGCTGTGTCCCAGCGGGGCAGAGCACCTCTGCAACCTCTCCCGGTTATCTCTGCACCTTTTAGGCGAATCGCCATGGACATTGTGGGGCCAATGGAAAAGAGCAGTGCTGGACATCGCTACATTTTGGTAGTGAGCGACTACGCCACAAGGTATCCTGAGGCCTTCCCACTCCGTTCAATTACCACTCCTAAGATCATCCATGCCCTGGTTCAACTTTTCTCCAGAGTCGGCATACCCGAGGAGATACTCACAGACCAGGGAACAAACTTTACATCGCGGCTGATGGGGCAGCTGAACAAGCAGTTGGGCATTACAGCCATCCGAACAACTCCCTACCACCCTCAGACGGACGGCCTGGTGGAGAGATTTAACCAAACGCTCAAGAACATGCTACGGAAGTTTGTGGCAGACACAGGAAAAGACTGGGACAAGTGGTTACCATTTGTTCTCTTTGCGTACCGAGAGGTACCCCAAGCATCAACAGGATTCTCACCTTTCGAGCTTCTCTATGGATGGCAGGTACAAGGACCCCTGGACTTGCTAAGGAAAGGCTGGGAGGAGCAACCTGCATGCTCCAAGACGGCGGAGAAGGGCATTGTGCAGTATGTGCTAGAAATGCGAGACCGTCTGGAGCGATACAGAGAACAAGCCAAAGAGAACTTGCAAGAGaagcagaaaacacagaaaatgtggTATGACCAGCACGCCAGACTGCGGCAGTTTCAACCAGGACAGAAGGTATTACTCCTGTTACCCACTTCAACGAGCAAACTACTAGCTAAATGGCAGGGGCCATACACCGTGGTCCGCAAGATGGGGCCAGTCACATATGAAATTCATCATCCTGACAAGGGCAAGACCAGGCAGACCTACCACGTGAACCTGCTAAAGGAGTGGAAAGAGCCACCTGGTAAGGGACAGGAAACATCGCTTCTTGTGAGGAAGGTGGAGGTAGATGAGGAAGAGGATTCAGAGGATGTAAAGAGACAGCCGTCTGTGGTGAGTCTGACTCACCTAGAAGACTCCACAAGGAAAGAGCTGCAGCACCTTCTGAACCAGTTTCCCGCTTTGTTCTGTCAGAGGCCTGGGACGGACGGAGCTGACCCAGCACACCATCCACCTTTCTGACCTGACACCATCACGCCAACGTCCTTACCGGGTGCCTGAGAGGCTGGTGGAACCCTTGAAAGAGGAGATCAAGCTGATGAGGGAGCTAGGAGTGATCGAACCTTCAATGAGCGAATGGTGCAGTCCAATGGTGATTGTCCCCAAGAAGGATGGATCCCTGCGTGTCTGCATCGACTTCCGCAAACTCAACGCCCAGTCTAAGTTTGATGCATACCCCATGCCAAGAGTGGACGATCTGCTGGAGAAAATTGGAAAGGCAAAATACATCACTACGTTAGACCTGTGTAAGGGGTACTGGCAGGTTCCTCTTAGTCCTCAGTCCAGACCATACACGGCATTCCGGACACCTCTAGGTTTGTTCCAGTTTACAGTCCTACCGTTTGGTCTTCATGGAGCACCAGCCACTTTCCAGAGGCTGATGGACCGAGTACTTCTAGGCTGTGAAGACTGGTCTGCAGCATACCTGGATGATGTGGTAATACACAGCAACTCTTGGGAAGAGCATCTTCACCACCTCCAACAAACCCTAAAGAAGATAGAGGAAGCCGGACTAACATTGAATGTTGCTAAATGTGAGTGGGCAAAGCAAGAGGCAAATTACCTGgggtatcaatcaatcaatcatttttatttatatagcgcttttaacaacacaggttgcatcaaagcactgtacagtataatgacagggatatatagtgacgagagtgaccaatttcttattaaatgcagagacggtctctgtagtca from Puntigrus tetrazona isolate hp1 chromosome 4, ASM1883169v1, whole genome shotgun sequence carries:
- the LOC122342370 gene encoding serine/threonine-protein kinase pim-2-like, which translates into the protein MDTDSADLQCGPSDLEPAAHCHPADPQPGPSGLEPITLQDQPDPLPCLSSITPIDCDENPADPEPAEADPQSDPNILEPMALQHSADHRLDPSVHETRARQDLTDPPEDHLSCSSDSGQEPLGFVPSCLQNSADHQSDPSVLETMALQDLTDPPEDHLPGSSDPGQEPPGFEPTCLQNSADHQSDPSVHETMALQDLTDPPEDHLSGLSDPGFVPTCLQDSADLLPGPSALEPVPPKFPAACKHRRIKDQTRAACFGRPTPEPFDEIYEVGDELGQGGFGTVYEGTSKNQRKKVAIKIILKCERDRYIELPGCSKPLFAEVAANLLLKQAPLSPYIVYMLEWFEEEDRFILILEHPEPCKDLLKFVVNNMNWANELQTRSLMYQAVLGAKHCLDRGVFHRDIKLNNFLINTTTNRVQLIDFGCSDPVKSTGYLGDFIGGVCPPEYYKDLRYKAEPTTVWSLGVMMYTMMCKCRPFSSPEDMMHGSLSFNVRVSTELQNLISRCLTVDPTKRATIEEILQHKWF